One genomic segment of Coffea arabica cultivar ET-39 chromosome 6e, Coffea Arabica ET-39 HiFi, whole genome shotgun sequence includes these proteins:
- the LOC113696994 gene encoding protein EARLY RESPONSIVE TO DEHYDRATION 15-like: MALVSGGRSTLNPNAPLYIPACMRQVEDFSQEWWNLVTTSTWFRDYWLSQNHVEDFFGSEDDGYDYEDTDVVDLLPDNIDLGMDEDDLTMEAQFEEFLRSSETGQGYMSVFSADKGMPANGFSSDSGALIKNFKLSMEKGSRSPAEQAKFLEKPAKFISPKCSPRRIQQPR; the protein is encoded by the exons ATGGCATTAGTGTCCGGAGGAAGGTCAACTCTAAACCCAAATGCGCCTTTGTACATCCCTGCTTGCATGCGCCAAGTGGAGGACTTCTCCCAAGAGTGGTGGAACTTGGTGACTACCTCCACTTGGTTCCGTGACTATTGGCTCAGTCAGAACCATGTTGAGGATTTCTTTGGCAGTGAAGATGATGGGTATGATTATGAAGATACTGATGTTGTTGATCTGCTGCCGGATAATATTGATCTTGGCATGGATGAGGACGACTTGACCATGGAAGCTCAGTTTGAGGAGTTCCTCCGCTCATCTGAAACTGGACAGGGTTACATGTCAGTGTTCTCTGCTGATAAAGGAATGCCTGCAAATG GTTTTTCAAGTGACTCTGGGGCACTGATAAAGAATTTCAAGTTGTCAATGGAGAAAGGGAGCAGGTCTCCTGCAGAACAAGCTAAGTTCCTGGAGAAGCCTGCAAAGTTCATTAGCCCAAAATGCAGCCCTCGCCGGATCCAGCAGCCCCGCTGA
- the LOC113697306 gene encoding GTP-binding protein BRASSINAZOLE INSENSITIVE PALE GREEN 2, chloroplastic-like isoform X1 — protein MAAVLPYAPPLYSAVCNFNVKLYVKNSICSNGFARPRFVTGLSKKSSRSSCEIRCSQSTTIKKTQKDSGKGHRKGEGRLILSEGRDQDESYEPICPGCGVFMQDKDPNLPGFYKKKKVELSEVIGDEDEEDSGGLMDDEFDDFDEEDEEFEDGIEGQLEGSDDGVEGRFQGADGVDWDLEELENEFEKEDDELKELDGFGPAGVGYGNITEEVVEKGKKIKLSKAERKRMNREARKDKEEVTVCARCHSLRNYGQVKNQVAENLIPDFDFDRLVTTRLIKPTGVADATVVVMVVDCVDFDGSFPKRAAKSLFKALEGSRDGFKSNKKLVLVATKVDLLPSQISPARLDRWVRHRAKANGAPKLSGVYLVSARKDLGVRNLLAFIKELAGPRGNVWVIGAQNAGKSTLINSFARKGGVKVTKLTEAAVPGTTLGILRIGGILSAKAKMYDTPGLLHPYLMSMRLNREEQKMVEIRKELQPRSYRIKAGQTVHVGALARLDLIQSSVETIYVTVWASANVSLHLGKTENADEIKIKHGGVRLQPPIGEVGVPQLGKWVRKEVKVSGTSWDVNSIDIAVAGLGWFSLGLKGEANLTLWTYDGIEITLREPLVLDRAPFLERPGFWLPKAISDAVGNQTKLEAHVRKEHQETSITCD, from the exons ATGGCAGCAGTTTTGCCATATGCACCACCTCTATATTCAGCTGTTTGTAATTTCAACGTTAAATTGTATGTAAAGAACTCTATTTGTTCAAATGGTTTTGCAAGGCCTCGATTTGTCACAG GTCTGAGTAAGAAAAGCAGCAGGAGTAGTTGTGAAATTAGGTGTAGTCAATCGACAACAATCAAGAAAACACAGAAAGATAGTGGAAAAGGTCATAGGAAAGGTGAAGGGAGGTTGATTTTGAGTGAAGGAAGAGATCAGGATGAGAGTTATGAGCCTATTTGCCCTGGTTGTGGAGTTTTCATGCAAGATAAGGACCCTAATCTTCCTGgtttttataagaaaaagaaGGTGGAACTTAGTGAGGTCATaggggatgaggatgaggaggaTTCGGGGGGTTTAATGGATGatgaatttgatgattttgacGAGGAGGATGAGGAATTTGAGGATGGCATTGAAGGGCAATTAGAAGGGAGTGATGATGGGGTTGAAGGAAGATTTCAGGGTGCAGATGGGGTTGATTGGGATTTGGAAGAGTTGGAAAACGAATTTGAGAAAGAAGATGATGAGTTAAAGGAGTTGGATGGGTTTGGTCCAGCTGGTGTTGGTTATGGTAACATTACGGAAGAGGTTGTGGAGAAGGGGAAGAAGATAAAGTTGTCGAAAGCAGAGAGAAAAAGGATGAATAGGGAAGCTCGGAAGGACAAAGAGGAGGTGACAGTATGTGCTCGATGTCATTCTTTAAGGAATTATGGGCAGGTTAAGAATCAAGTAGCTGAGAATTTGATACcggattttgattttgataggTTGGTAACTACCAGGTTAATAAAGCCCACAGGCGTTGCTGATGCTACGGTTGTGGTTATGGTGGTTGATTGTGTTGATTTTGATGGTTCATTTCCTAAGCGAGCAGCAAAGTCTTTGTTCAAGGCTCTGGAAGGAAGCAGAGATGGTTTCAAGTCTAACAAGAAGCTTGTTTTGGTGGCTACGAAGGTTGATCTTCTTCCATCGCAGATTTCCCCAGCAAGGTTAGATAGATGGGTCCGTCACCGTGCCAAGGCAAATGGAGCACCTAAGCTGAGTGGGGTTTATCTAGTTAGTGCTCGTAAGGACCTGGGAGTGAGGAATTTGCTGGCATTTATTAAGGAGTTGGCTGGACCAAGAGGGAACGTCTGGGTAATTGGAGCTCAGAATGCTGGGAAGTCGACATTGATTAATTCATTTGCTAGAAAAGGAGGAGTAAAAGTTACAAAGCTTACTGAAGCTGCTGTTCCTGGGACAACACTGGGGATATTGAGGATTGGGGGAATATTATCTGCCAAAGCAAAAATGTATGATACACCAGGCCTGCTACATCCATATCTCATGTCCATGAGATTAAACAGGGAGGAGCAAAAAATGGTTGAGATACGGAAGGAGCTTCAACCTCGAAGCTATAGGATCAAG GCAGGTCAGACTGTACATGTTGGTGCCTTAGCAAGACTAGATCTTATCCAGTCTTCTGTAGAGACAATCTATGTCACTGTCTGGGCATCTGCAAATGTTTCTCTCCATTTAGGAAAGACGGAAAATGCTGATGAGATCAAGATCAAGCATGGGGGAGTCAGGCTACAG CCACCTATTGGTGAAGTAGGAGTTCCTCAATTGGGCAAATGGGTCAGGAAAGAAGTTAAAGTGTCTGGAACAAGCTGGGACGTGAACAGCATTGATATTGCGGTGGCTGGCTTAGGTTggttttctttgggtttgaaagGTGAAGCCAATTTAACACTCTGGACATATGATGGCATTGAGATCACCTTGCGAGAACCTTTGGTTCTTGACAGGGCTCCTTTTCTTGAGAGACCTGGGTTTTGGCTACCAAAGGCTATATCAGATGCAGTTGGTAATCAGACTAAACTAGAAGCCCATGTGCGGAAAGAGCATCAAGAAACTAGTATCACATgtgattaa
- the LOC113697306 gene encoding GTP-binding protein BRASSINAZOLE INSENSITIVE PALE GREEN 2, chloroplastic-like isoform X2, whose protein sequence is MAAVLPYAPPLYSAVCNFNVKLYVKNSICSNGFARPRFVTGLSKKSSRSSCEIRCSQSTTIKKTQKDSGKGHRKGEGRLILSEGRDQDESYEPICPGCGVFMQDKDPNLPGFYKKKKVELSEVIGDEDEEDSGGLMDDEFDDFDEEDEEFEDGIEGQLEGSDDGVEGRFQGADGVDWDLEELENEFEKEDDELKELDGFGPAGVGYGNITEEVVEKGKKIKLSKAERKRMNREARKDKEEVTVCARCHSLRNYGQVKNQVAENLIPDFDFDRLVTTRLIKPTGVADATVVVMVVDCVDFDGSFPKRAAKSLFKALEGSRDGFKSNKKLVLVATKVDLLPSQISPARLDRWVRHRAKANGAPKLSGVYLVSARKDLGVRNLLAFIKELAGPRGNVWVIGAQNAGKSTLINSFARKGGVKVTKLTEAAVPGTTLGILRIGGILSAKAKMYDTPGLLHPYLMSMRLNREEQKMVEIRKELQPRSYRIKAGQTVHVGALARLDLIQSSVETIYVTVWASANVSLHLGKTENADEIKIKHGGVRLQRFLFYFKDIASSNAKFKMFYNACQYFQC, encoded by the exons ATGGCAGCAGTTTTGCCATATGCACCACCTCTATATTCAGCTGTTTGTAATTTCAACGTTAAATTGTATGTAAAGAACTCTATTTGTTCAAATGGTTTTGCAAGGCCTCGATTTGTCACAG GTCTGAGTAAGAAAAGCAGCAGGAGTAGTTGTGAAATTAGGTGTAGTCAATCGACAACAATCAAGAAAACACAGAAAGATAGTGGAAAAGGTCATAGGAAAGGTGAAGGGAGGTTGATTTTGAGTGAAGGAAGAGATCAGGATGAGAGTTATGAGCCTATTTGCCCTGGTTGTGGAGTTTTCATGCAAGATAAGGACCCTAATCTTCCTGgtttttataagaaaaagaaGGTGGAACTTAGTGAGGTCATaggggatgaggatgaggaggaTTCGGGGGGTTTAATGGATGatgaatttgatgattttgacGAGGAGGATGAGGAATTTGAGGATGGCATTGAAGGGCAATTAGAAGGGAGTGATGATGGGGTTGAAGGAAGATTTCAGGGTGCAGATGGGGTTGATTGGGATTTGGAAGAGTTGGAAAACGAATTTGAGAAAGAAGATGATGAGTTAAAGGAGTTGGATGGGTTTGGTCCAGCTGGTGTTGGTTATGGTAACATTACGGAAGAGGTTGTGGAGAAGGGGAAGAAGATAAAGTTGTCGAAAGCAGAGAGAAAAAGGATGAATAGGGAAGCTCGGAAGGACAAAGAGGAGGTGACAGTATGTGCTCGATGTCATTCTTTAAGGAATTATGGGCAGGTTAAGAATCAAGTAGCTGAGAATTTGATACcggattttgattttgataggTTGGTAACTACCAGGTTAATAAAGCCCACAGGCGTTGCTGATGCTACGGTTGTGGTTATGGTGGTTGATTGTGTTGATTTTGATGGTTCATTTCCTAAGCGAGCAGCAAAGTCTTTGTTCAAGGCTCTGGAAGGAAGCAGAGATGGTTTCAAGTCTAACAAGAAGCTTGTTTTGGTGGCTACGAAGGTTGATCTTCTTCCATCGCAGATTTCCCCAGCAAGGTTAGATAGATGGGTCCGTCACCGTGCCAAGGCAAATGGAGCACCTAAGCTGAGTGGGGTTTATCTAGTTAGTGCTCGTAAGGACCTGGGAGTGAGGAATTTGCTGGCATTTATTAAGGAGTTGGCTGGACCAAGAGGGAACGTCTGGGTAATTGGAGCTCAGAATGCTGGGAAGTCGACATTGATTAATTCATTTGCTAGAAAAGGAGGAGTAAAAGTTACAAAGCTTACTGAAGCTGCTGTTCCTGGGACAACACTGGGGATATTGAGGATTGGGGGAATATTATCTGCCAAAGCAAAAATGTATGATACACCAGGCCTGCTACATCCATATCTCATGTCCATGAGATTAAACAGGGAGGAGCAAAAAATGGTTGAGATACGGAAGGAGCTTCAACCTCGAAGCTATAGGATCAAG GCAGGTCAGACTGTACATGTTGGTGCCTTAGCAAGACTAGATCTTATCCAGTCTTCTGTAGAGACAATCTATGTCACTGTCTGGGCATCTGCAAATGTTTCTCTCCATTTAGGAAAGACGGAAAATGCTGATGAGATCAAGATCAAGCATGGGGGAGTCAGGCTACAG AGGTTTCTGTTCTACTTCAAAGATATTGCTTCCTCAAATGCCAAATTCAAAATGTTCTACAATGCTTGCCAGTATTTTCAATGTTAA